A stretch of Microtus pennsylvanicus isolate mMicPen1 chromosome 5, mMicPen1.hap1, whole genome shotgun sequence DNA encodes these proteins:
- the Zkscan2 gene encoding zinc finger protein with KRAB and SCAN domains 2, translated as MATVLDSQVDVEVEECIIMQVEKNSAWASEPILARSGSTECESFRKCFRQFSYEDVTGPHEAFSKLWELCCRWLKPEMRSKEQILEQLVIEQFLTILPEKIQAWAKKQCPESGEEAVALVAHLEKETRRLRKKVSSPLPSEKQAPPGTVWEVADFEPEQLETQHSVVPQKEAGSLHSGYQEQLSQQREYRPLPKNAHSSLWVPVPSDEWNTVDQEVTTQEPVKDVHTMRSLSYRKSVHQSPTHRDLHHEIRKESAGSMVSLGGTVSTSNKIAQLEQRKEPWTVGLHSSNKKNNVLTSNYIKEKSVHAVQVPARNSGKVWREQQQWGLEDEKIAGVHWSYEETKTFLAILKESRFYETLQACPRNSQVYGAVAEWLRECGFLRTPEQCRTKFKSLQKSYRKVRNGHMLEPCAFFEDMDALLNPAAHISSTDKTKAMISLPRLKSIGIGAKEQISLVEEEEEGAEDSDGDEVGIEFIRKSEIPSAPVLFQNLSGVHWGYEETKTFLDILRETRFYEALQACHRKSKLYGVVAEQLRECGFLRTPEQCRTKFKSLQKSYRKVKNGHVLESCAFYKEMDALINCRTSALSTNTSEEIPPLSRQERGHIEVEPQEPTIWEPEETSQEAVLEDSSSERMSEEEIIEEPEFQEPTDLPQSLTDFETGSSIKEDPTQVIFKNKEPHGALIEKSKRFVLNTNPSRYCKREYISGRQWENLQGIRQGKLMSQPRDIGKATVHQRPFVGRRPYRLLKYGENFGRSARLLCRMTHQKENPHKCGVCGKYFGRSRSLIRHQRIHTGERPFKCLDCGKSFNDSSNFGAHQRIHTGEKPYRCGECGKSFSQSSSLIIHQRTHTGEKPYQCGECGKSFTNSSHFSAHRRVHAGENPYKCGDCEKSFNNCTRFREHRRIHAGEKPYTCAQCGKHFSKGSFLTKHREVHMREKLLPYSPSGYSPENLLKGKSDDFRKTF; from the exons ATGGCTACAGTCCTGGACTCTCAGGTCGACGTGGAAGTTGAGGAGTGCATCATAATGCAAGTGGAAAAGAACTCGGCGTGGGCATCAGAGCCCATTCTGGCGAGATCGGGCAGCACCGAATGTGAGTCCTTTCGTAAATGCTTCCGGCAGTTCTCCTACGAGGACGTGACGGGACCCCACGAAGCTTTCAGTAAACTCTGGGAACTCTGCTGCCGGTGGTTGAAGCCAGAAATGCGGTCCAAGGAGCAGATCCTCGAGCAGCTGGTAATTGAACAGTTTCTCACCATTCTCCCGGAGAAGATTCAGGCTTGGGCAAAGAAGCAGTGCCCAGAAAGTGGAGAGGAGGCCGTGGCCCTGGTAGCACATTTGGAGAAAGAGACCAGAAGACTGAGAAAGAAG GTCAGTAGTCCCCTACCCTCAGAGAAGCAAGCCCCACCTGGAACTGTGTGGGAAGTAGCTGACTTTGAGCCAGAGCAACTGGAGACCCAGCACAGCGTTGTTCCTCAGAAAGAAGCTGGAAGCCTCCACTCAGGATACCAGGAACAGCTGAGCCAACAAAGAGAGTATAGGCCTTTACCCAAAAATG ctCACTCTTCTCTCTGGGTTCCTGTCCCTAGTGATGAATGGAACACTGTAGATCAGGAGGTGACAACCCAG GAACCAGTGAAAGATGTCCACACAATGAGAAGCTTGTCCTACAGAAAGAGTGTACATCAGAGTCCCACTCACAGGGATCTCCACCACGAAATCAGGAAGGAAAGTGCAGGGAGCATGGTTTCCCTGG GAGGCACTGTGTCTACATCTAACAAGATAGCCCAGTTGGAACAGAGAAAGGAACCATGGACTGTAGGTCTACATTCCTCAAATAAGAAGAATAATGTTCTGACAAGCAACTACATCAAAGAGAAATCAGTGCATGCGGTTCAAGTCCCGGCAAGGAATTCAGGGAAAGTGTGGCGAGAACAGCAACAGTGGGGTTTAGAAGATGAAAAAATTGCAGGTGTACACTGGAGCTATGAGGAAACCAAGACTTTTCTTGCAATTCTCAAGGAATCTCGCTTTTATGAAACACTCCAGGCTTGTCCCCGAAATAGCCAGGTATATGGTGCTGTGGCTGAATGGTTGCGAGAATGTGGCTTCCTTCGAACACCAGAGCAGTGCCGGACCAAGTTCAAAAGTCTTCAGAAAAGTTATCGAAAAGTGAGAAATGGCCACATGCTAGAACCCTGTGCCTTCTTTGAGGACATGGATGCCTTGTTAAACCCTGCAGCCCATATTTCATCTACTGATAAGACAAAGGCCATGATCTCTCTCCCCAGACTAAAGAGCATTGGCATTGGTGCTAAAGAACAGATCAgtttggtggaggaggaggaagaaggtgcTGAAGACTCCGATGGTGATGAAGTGGGCATTGAGTTTATACGCAAGTCTGAAATTCCTTCTGCCCCTGTCTTGTTTCAAAACCTAAGTG GTGTGCACTGGGGCTATGAAGAAACTAAAACTTTTCTTGATATCCTTCGTGAGACTCGGTTTTATGAAGCACTTCAAGCCTGTCACCGGAAGAGCAAATTGTATGGAGTTGTGGCTGAACAGCTTCGAGAGTGTGGCTTTCTCCGGACACCAGAACAATGCCGGACCAAGTTCAAAAGCCTTCAGAAGAGTTACCGAAAAGTGAAGAATGGCCATGTACTGGAGTCCTGTGCATTTTACAAGGAGATGGATGCCCTCATTAACTGCCGAACGTCTGCCCTTTCCACCAACACCTCAGAAGAAATCCCACCACTCTCAAGGCAAGAAAGAGGACACATTGAGGTTGAACCCCAGGAGCCTACAATCTGGGAACCTGAAGAGACCTCCCAGGAAGCAGTATTAGAAGATTCTAGTAGTGAGAGAATGAGTGAGGAGGAAATTATAGAAGAGCCAGAGTTCCAAGAACCTACAGACTTACCTCAAAGCCTAACAG atTTTGAAACTGGAAGTAGTATTAAGGAGGATCCAACACAGGTAATATTTAAGAACAAAGAGCCCCACGGAGCATTAATAGAAAAGtctaaaagatttgttttaaataCCAACCCCAGTAGATATTGTAAAAGGGAATACATCTCAGGAAGACAATGGGAAAACCTTCAAGGAATTAGACAGGGAAAACTGATGTCTCAACCTAGAGATATAGGGAAGGCTACTGTGCATCAGAGGCCTTTTGTGGGAAGGAGACCATACAGACTTCTCAAATACGGAGAAAATTTTGGAAGGAGTGCTCGTCTTCTGTGCAGGATGACCCACCAGAAGGAAAACCCTCATAAGTGTGGTGTCTGTGGGAAGTACTTTGGTAGAAGCAGGAGCCTAATCAGACACCAAAGAATCCACACAGGGGAAAGGCCTTTCAAATGTCTTGACTGTGGGAAAAGCTTTAATGACTCCTCAAATTTTGGAGCCCACCAGAgaatccacactggagagaagccgtACAGATGCGGGGAGTGTGGGAAAAGCTTCAGTCAGAGCTCGAGTCTTATCATCCATCAGAGAAcgcacactggagagaagccctatcagTGTGGAGAGTGTGGGAAGAGCTTCACCAACAGTTCTCACTTCAGTGCCCACCGCAGAGTCCATGCTGGAGAAAATCCCTACAAATGTGGAGACTGTGAGAAGAGCTTCAATAACTGTACAAGATTCCGAGAACACCGGAGAATCCATGCTGGAGAGAAGCCTTATACATGTGCCCAGTGTGGCAAACACTTCAGTAAAGGCTCTTTCCTCACCAAACACCGGGAAGTCCACATGAGAGAAAAACTACTGCCATACTCTCCCTCTGGGTACTCACCAGAGAACCTGCTCAAGGGGAAGAGTGATGACTTCAGGAAGACCTTTTGA